DNA from Pseudanabaena galeata CCNP1313:
AAGATGAGACTGATCGCCCTGCGAGTGAGCTATTAAAGGAGATTGCGGCGGAGAAAGGTCGATTGGTGAAGGATGGCAAGATTAAGGCTTCTAAGCCTTTGCCTGAAATTAAGCCTGATGATGTTCCCTATGATTTGCCGAAGGGTTGGGAATGGTGTCGATGGAACGATGTTGCCTTAAAAATCGGAGACATTGATCACAAAATGCCTAATGAAGTTGCTGAAGGAATCCCGTATATTTCCCCTAGAGATTTTTTTGGCAATAATGAAATAAACTTTGCTCAATCAAAAAAAATATCTGTACAAGACTTTGAATCTCTGAGATTAAAGATACAACCTGAAAAGTTTGATCTAATTTTCCCAAGATACGGGACTCTCGGAGTTAACAGATTTGTTTTAACAGATATAGATTTTTTAGCGTCCTACTCTTGTGCGGTAATTAAGAATCTTAATGGATTTATAGATCCAACGTATTCCTACTACTATTCAATATCTAAGTTAGTTCGCTCAGAAATAGAACGTTACACAAAAAAAACTACACAGGGAAATGTAGGGATACAGTCAATACAGATTTTTTTATACCCCCTTCCACCACTTGCAGAACAACGCCGAATTGTTGCCAAAATTGATGAATTGATGGTGCGATGTGATGAACTGGAAAAGCTAAAAACAGAACGCGATCGCAAACAAATCACCGTCCATAAAGCTGCTCTAAATCGTTTATTAACTGCCAAAGATCACAGCGATTTCCAAACCTCATGGCATTTCATCACCCAACATTTCAGCGAGCTTTATTCGGTCAAAGAAAATGTTGCGGAACTCCGCAAAGCTATACTCCAACTCGCTGTAATGGGTAAGCTAGCCCCCCAAGATCCTAGCGATCAGCCTGCTATTGAATTGTTAAAAGAGATCGGCGCAGAGAAAAACAGATTAGTTAAGGAAGGGAAGATAAAAAAGCCTAAATTATTACCTGTAATTGAGGATAAAGAAATATTCTTTGACCTGCCTATTAGTTGGAAATGGGTAAGACTCAGAAGTGTTGAACCAAAAGTGAAGAAACACCAAAAATGGATACACTACACCTATCAAAATAGTGATTTCAGCTTAAAATCACTATCCTCCTAAACCAATGTAAGTAGCTAATATTCTCACACATAAATGCTTGTAAATATCGCAGTTTATCTAACATCTTTGAACCAAACTCTTTTGGTATATTGACTAGCTCTAGTAAAACATAAGCAATTAAGCAAGTGTAAATTTGAATAGTAATACCATTGACATTTTTAGTGATCAATCGATCTAACTTCAAATGCATTTTCAAGAACTTCCAAAGCAGTTCAATTTGCCATCGCTTTTTATATATCTCTGCAATTTCGTCATTACTTACTGTTTGATTGTCTGTCTCTGACAAGTTTGTTGCTAGTCGAAATTCACTACGGGTTTCTAAATCTGAAAAAATAACTAATCTTACTTCTACTTTATCTTTACCTGTCCCTAATATAGCATTACCATTATCTAATAATTCTAGGTTAATGTTGTTCTTCACCCTAATTACAAAATAGCGGTCTTTTAATTTTATTAAATTCCTGATACGTTCAAGCTTAGCAAAACCTCGATCCATTATCCCAACTCCATTTTCTGGTATTGCTCTTATTGTTGGTTCACCATATTTACTGTCATGTCCAGCACCAAAATGTATCACTATACCATCAGGTTCATTGTTGCAAATATTGATGCCACTGAACAGTTTTACTTGTCCATATCCTTGA
Protein-coding regions in this window:
- a CDS encoding restriction endonuclease subunit S; its protein translation is MNTGELLEKYFAFAFAAPDGIKKLRELILSLAMQGKLVPQDETDRPASELLKEIAAEKGRLVKDGKIKASKPLPEIKPDDVPYDLPKGWEWCRWNDVALKIGDIDHKMPNEVAEGIPYISPRDFFGNNEINFAQSKKISVQDFESLRLKIQPEKFDLIFPRYGTLGVNRFVLTDIDFLASYSCAVIKNLNGFIDPTYSYYYSISKLVRSEIERYTKKTTQGNVGIQSIQIFLYPLPPLAEQRRIVAKIDELMVRCDELEKLKTERDRKQITVHKAALNRLLTAKDHSDFQTSWHFITQHFSELYSVKENVAELRKAILQLAVMGKLAPQDPSDQPAIELLKEIGAEKNRLVKEGKIKKPKLLPVIEDKEIFFDLPISWKWVRLRSVEPKVKKHQKWIHYTYQNSDFSLKSLSS
- a CDS encoding IS4 family transposase, translated to MLSNFPKIVKQLLKNLPQNDYPKLSTFLFVSCWLSYVLDQGQTSMRSLFQRLNMRGIDIDISTFSKASKTRCSNIFYNLFVDLRRQLKKEKKLGKEDLVLFPLDSTIVTLTSKLMWNQGYGQVKLFSGINICNNEPDGIVIHFGAGHDSKYGEPTIRAIPENGVGIMDRGFAKLERIRNLIKLKDRYFVIRVKNNINLELLDNGNAILGTGKDKVEVRLVIFSDLETRSEFRLATNLSETDNQTVSNDEIAEIYKKRWQIELLWKFLKMHLKLDRLITKNVNGITIQIYTCLIAYVLLELVNIPKEFGSKMLDKLRYLQAFMCENISYLHWFRRIVILS